A region of the Montipora foliosa isolate CH-2021 chromosome 8, ASM3666993v2, whole genome shotgun sequence genome:
AACTGGATGCCTTGTTATCGAGTTTTGAAGCGCTGGCTCACAAGTTTGACGCTCGGTCGAGCGCTAGACCGACTGTGTCACAGAATTCTGACCTCGAAGAAGATTTTCTGCCGGCGGAAAACGATGATAGTGTACGACCCAGCAGAAAGTGTCTTCAGTCATAAGGACGAAACGGCTGATCTTCCCTACGAGGACCTTTTTAAGGACTGTGAGGACTGCGGTCCTAAAGTCCATGATGGAGTGGCAAAGCGTATTGATAACGCTTGCACGAAAAAACCTGCCAAAGAACAGTTCACAAAGATTCAAGCCAAACACCTTCGTCCCGAGAACTGTGAATATTTGAAAGTCCCTAGGGTTAACCCCGAGCTTTGGGACGACCTTTTGGACAAGGTTAAAAGTCGTGATGTTGGTTTTCAAGCCTTCCAAAAGGGATTAATTAAAGGTATTGTCCCAGAAGCCAGTCTTGCCAGCAAACTCGTGGAAGCCAAGAAAAACAAGGCCCAATCCATTCCAGTGGCAGATGCCTACAATTTGGCTATTGACGCGCTAACGCTTTTGGGGAATTCAGTGTTTGAATTCTCGATGAAACGTAGAGAGATGCTAAAGTCGGAGGTTGCTCCGGGGTTCAAATCTCTTTGCCACGAATCCCAACCGATAACAACCATGTTATTTGGGGACGAGTTGCCCCAGAGCATAAGGGATATTTCGCAAGTGAAAAGAATGGCTGCTAAAAGTGTGACCTCCTCCAAGCGTAACAAAATGCCTTTCTCGCGAGACGAGAAAGAATGTATTTCAGTGGAAGTTGGGAAATTGTTGGGAAAGGGTGCGATAAGACGTGCGTCTTTTCATCCCAACCAATTCTTGTCGAATCTATTCACAATTCCAAAGAAAGGCGGCGAGCTGCGCCCTGTTATTAATTTGAAACCACTGAACCATTTTGTGGAATACCACCACTTTAAAATGGAAGGCCTAACTTCTCTTTTGGATTTAATTAGATCCAATGACTACATGATCACAATGGACCTAAAGGATGCGTACCTATCGGTCCCGACCCATGTCGATCACTCGAAATATTTACGTTTTGAATGGGAATCAGAGCTATGGGAATTCACTTGTCTTCCGTTTGGGCTGTCGTCGGCCCCACGAGTATTTACTAAAGTAATGAAGCCCGTGATTGGTAAGGTTCGATCTCAGGGCATAAGATCAGTGATCTACCTAGACGATATGGCCGTGCTCAGCCGTTCCATTGATCAGTCGAACCTGGAtagtcagtttgttatcgaaaCCCTACAGTCAGTGGGGTTTTTAATCAACTGGGAAAAATCCATTCTGAAACCGTGTCAGCGGATCCAGTTTCTGGGCTTCACAATTGACTCGTCAAGTATGGCGGTCTCTTTGCCTCAGGAAAAGCTGAATAAGCTAGTTGAAAGGGCTTCGGCCACTTTACACCACTCTAAACGATCTGTTCGGGAAGTGGCTGAGGTCATTGGATTGATTGTATCTTCATTCCCAGCCATAAAATTGGCGAGATTACACTATCGTCATTTGCAATTTTCTAAAATCAATgcactgaaagaaaatttgaataatttcAATGCGGCATGCTCGTTGTCCCAGGGGGTTAAAGATGAGCTCGAGTGGTTTTCAACTAGGTGTCATTTGTACAATGGCACATCAATTAAGAAGCGTTCGTCAGTCATGGTGTTGACTACAGATGCGTCTCAATCAGGTTGGGGTGTGACGTTTGAATGGCGAGTGGTCGATGGAAGAAAAGAAGCAACACATCAATTGGCTGGAACTGCAAACGGTTCTGTTAGGGCTTCAAAGTTTTCTCTCCTCGTCATGCGGAGGGAATGTAATCAAAATACGCAACTGCGGTTGCGTATGTCAACAACAAGGCCGGGGGGAAAATAGTGTCCCTGTTTTGTATAGTGTGGAGTCCTGGGGACTAGTGAAGTTGTCATGTGACTCACGATCGAGCACGATCGGACTGCGTTGTATGCGTGCCATGTGCTTGCTGTAATAGTGGAGTTTTACACTCCGTTCATGTATTAAAGACACTACATTTTTGGCGACGAGGAACGCGATCGAACGTCCACGATCAGGTAGACAAGAATTAAGTGAAGTCTGCACGAAAAATGCCTACGTTTGGGAAGTTAGACGAATACAACGAAACGGAAGATTGGCGCCATTACATTGAGCGTGTGAACCTTTTCTTTGATGCAAACGAAATTACAGATCCTGACAAGAAAAGATCCCTCTTTCTGGTTAGTGTGGGAGCCAAAACTTACAAGCTGATACGCAGTCTGGTCGCCCCGGAAGATCCGAAGGATAAAAGTTATGAAGGCTTAGCGAAACTCGCCCAGGAACATTTCATGCCTAAACCTTCCGCCATCGTACAGCGTTTCAAGTTCAACACCCGCTCTCAACAACCAGGTGAAACAATTGCCGTATTTTTAGCCGAGTTGAGGCAACTGACTGAATACTGTGAATTTGGGGCAACGTTAGATGAAATGCAACGTGATCGACTTGTTTGTGGTGTTGAAGACATCAGAATACAGCGTCGGTTACTAGCTGAACCGAAATTAACCCTGAAGCGAGCGCTTGATCTGGCTCTTGCAATTGAGGCCGCGGACAAGGATGCCTCGGAGATACAGAAGGGGGACTCTCAGGAAGGTGCTACCCCGCTCAACAAAGTTGATGCTAAAGATGGAAAGGGTAGTGAAATAAATTGTTATCGTTGTGGTGGTAAACACTACCCCAAGAGCTGTCA
Encoded here:
- the LOC137968425 gene encoding uncharacterized protein — protein: MIVYDPAESVFSHKDETADLPYEDLFKDCEDCGPKVHDGVAKRIDNACTKKPAKEQFTKIQAKHLRPENCEYLKVPRVNPELWDDLLDKVKSRDVGFQAFQKGLIKGIVPEASLASKLVEAKKNKAQSIPVADAYNLAIDALTLLGNSVFEFSMKRREMLKSEVAPGFKSLCHESQPITTMLFGDELPQSIRDISQVKRMAAKSVTSSKRNKMPFSRDEKECISVEVGKLLGKGAIRRASFHPNQFLSNLFTIPKKGGELRPVINLKPLNHFVEYHHFKMEGLTSLLDLIRSNDYMITMDLKDAYLSVPTHVDHSKYLRFEWESELWEFTCLPFGLSSAPRVFTKVMKPVIGKVRSQGIRSVIYLDDMAVLSRSIDQSNLDSQFVIETLQSVGFLINWEKSILKPCQRIQFLGFTIDSSSMAVSLPQEKLNKLVERASATLHHSKRSVREVAEVIGLIVSSFPAIKLARLHYRHLQFSKINALKENLNNFNAACSLSQGVKDELEWFSTRCHLYNGTSIKKRSSVMVLTTDASQSGWGVTFEWRVVDGRKEATHQLAGTANGSVRASKFSLLVMRRECNQNTQLRLRMSTTRPGGK
- the LOC137968426 gene encoding uncharacterized protein, with translation MPTFGKLDEYNETEDWRHYIERVNLFFDANEITDPDKKRSLFLVSVGAKTYKLIRSLVAPEDPKDKSYEGLAKLAQEHFMPKPSAIVQRFKFNTRSQQPGETIAVFLAELRQLTEYCEFGATLDEMQRDRLVCGVEDIRIQRRLLAEPKLTLKRALDLALAIEAADKDASEIQKGDSQEGATPLNKVDAKDGKGSEINCYRCGGKHYPKSCHFKDARCCACGKLGHLSRVCQTKKKDNQTPSSKDKKSDTPQRTHLLEDEVTTPGGDQGTSACSLFTLGSKRPTPYKVQLSVDGQTLEMEIHTGASLSVISEKTYNNPVAKNRAPPLKKSGTVLRTYTGEEVKPKGSCTVDICYEGGKYSLPLLVVKEEGPALLGRNWLEEIKIDWPRIKQLTSLCKSAHKKLKPRNN